AGAATGCATCCAAAGTCCTCCCCCTTACAGAGGTTGTTTGAAACAATTTAACTGATTATGTAGAAGAACACAGATGGCAAATTTCCACTCTTTGAATTGATATAgtgataaaatcagaaatttgcCCACTTGAGACTGTTTATTCTTCCTTAAGTAATTAATTCAAATAAATGtgtgtgaaaataaaaattaaaggaactgGTTATTCTGCTTGAAAAAGTAGCAGGACAGTGGTTGAGTTTTCAGGAATGTTTGAGTGTGTCAGAAATTATGTTCCTTATCATTCTTTCCTAATGGCAGGAAAATAACTTCAGATTGATAGCTTTAATTATTTAAAAGCCCAACTGTTCGGCTGACCCTTGGTTATTTGGTGTAACAGTAATTCTTGGTAAATTTTATGATTTATCATTAAAAACAGTTTTCCAGGGTAAATTATTTATCCTGTCTCCCTACCTATTGCCTCTTTTTGTTTCAGATTGATGTACAGCTGtatattttgtcatttctttcacCCCATGATCTTTGTCAGTTGGGAAGTACAAATCATTATTGGAATGAAACTGTACGAGATCCGATTCTGTGGAGATACTTCCTGTTGCGGGATCTTCCTTCTTGGAATTCTGTTGATTGGAAGTCTCTTCCGGATTTAGAAATCTTAAAAAAGCCTGTATCTGCGGTCACTGATGGTGCACTGTTTGACTATATGGCAGTGTAAGTATCTAGCTTTAAGAATTAAAAAGGAGACATTAAATTTTACTGTACTGTCAATAATCTAAGTTAGTCCCCATACTACTAACTTCCTGGATTTGGGGTCTGCCTGAGTCCTCTTATAAAAATAGTGAGTTGAGTTAAATGACTTCCTTTAGAGGATCCTTTCAGCTTGTAATGTATGGTAGCACAGATGGCAAGAAGTAAAAACTTCTTATAATTTTCATTATCTTTgaaacatttgtctttttattaaacAGTAAACACtttttctatatacagaaaaggaatgaCCAGAAATCAGAGAGCAATTCTTTTGCAGGAAGAAAACAATTCTCCAGGCTCTAAGAAATGAGATTTTGTTATTACCCAAAAGCATTGACATTTTCAAACAACAAGTAGATGAGAGAGAGTTAATATTATTGAGTATCTGCAGTGTATTAGGTTTTATGAGGGATGCTTTgtatatatttactcatttaatccctATGCAATAAGGAGGTATTCTTGTTTTATGGTGTGGAATTGAGATTCAGAGAGGGTACATGATGCTACCTCAGAGATATGTAGTATCACTGGACTTGCTTATAACCTGCTTTATTAAAAACCCCAAATTTGAGGcattgcaaataaaattaaaagaatatttatgcTTTAGGTAAGAATTTTTTTGCTGTGCTACATTCAGTAGCTACatacaggattttttttcctattttatttaagtTATTCAGaaccttttcttatttttatgtcaTTCCTTATTGCCATTACATCAAGTCTTGGAACACTACTTGATTAAAATGTACACGATGTGTTTTATAAAATCTCAACAATGCCAGTGTACCCTTACTTTCTGGGTGTTACTTCTGTGACACCCCACAACCAAACATTTCATTAGGTATATCTGATGCTTTAGAAACAGATTTCCCCCAAGGAATAGTGATAATTATAAATACTACTATTTATAATCATATAAGCTATTTCTAATCCTTACAAGTCTGAATTGGTTGATATTGCTCTACtattgcagatgaagaaactaaagttCAGACTATATGTGACTTACACAACTAATTAAGGTGGTAAAGCTGGGCCAGGTCTACCTAGCTCCAaagatgtttttttctctttctaaattacaagtttcctaaataaaaatgattttttgttaGGTTAGCCATTGTATTAACCAGCTTGGATTTAGCAAAAGGACTTTagattctgtttatttattttttaacagttttattcacataccatgcaatctatccaaagtgtgcaatcagtgactcttggtataatcagagttttgcattcatcaccacaatcaatttgaaaacattctcattgctatgaaaaaaaagaaaatcccataccctttataccCTCCTATTACTgatgcttagctttggtatagtacctttgttacaattgatgaaagaatattgcagTGTTACTGTTAAAATAGTCCTTAGTtcacattaattgtattttttcccatataccatcctattattaacagcttgtaatagtgatgtacatttgttgtagttcatataaaaactttcttatatttcttacaattaaccacagtcatcgtcCACAACAGGTTTTGCtattttatacagtcccatgttttatcctctagctttccttctaatgacatacacaaccctagaCTTACCCTTTcagtcagcactgttagttacatTTGCagcttgtgctaccatcacctctatccatttcctaacatttacaatcaactttattaaaaattctgtatacaTTAAGCATCATCGGCCcattctctaacctctttctgtctcctggtaattTACGTTTATTTTGATTTGAGTAACTTCCTTTTAACTTTTGATAAAACATAGACATAGCTAGTTTAAAGAGTTAGAGCTCTTTCACATGATTCTTAGTTTGTTAGGTTATTCTTAAGGAACATTAGAGTCTCCCTATATATTAAACAATCTctgaacttttaaattttaggCCATCAATAGGAGTACCTAAGAAATTTGATTATATTGATGGTcttggtaattttatatttttgttttttatagggACTTGTATAATAACTCTCTGTACAGTTTATCTTTAATGTagggtttctcaatcttggcATTCCTGACATTTTGGACTGGCTAATTCTTTGTTGGGGAAGGCTTTCCtgtgcattgtaagatgtttagcagcatccctggcctctacctactagatCAGTAGTACCACACCTCCTCCCCGATACAAAAACTAAAACTGTCTCCATACATTGCCACACATTTCCTGGGGAGCAAAATCACCCTAGGTTGAGAACCAGTGTTCTATGTAGGGAATTTTAACCATTGAAACAAGTGTTAGACCAAGTGTTCCATGAGAGAATCTAAATTTAAACGAAAGATGAGAAAGTAAGTTACCACTTTCTGGGGAAGACTTCTTTACCTTCTGGACCACTCCCACAGCACCTTGGGCTTTTTACTCTCTTGGCACTCAGTAAACAATTTATAGTGGTTTCTTTCTGTCCTCCACTGTGCTTCTTGAAGATTGGAGCTATATAATCATTGTATCTCTTGTGTCTAGCAGGTACTCAATTAATtatatattgttgaatgaataactgGATAAATGAGTTTTTTTCTATGTTAATTTTCTAATTATGACAATTTTGTACAGCTATAAAATGTGTTGTCCACATAGAAGAAGATCCTCAAAATCCAGCCGTCCTGTGTATGGCGCTGTCACCTCTTTTTTGCACTCACTGATCATTCAGAATGAACCACGATTTGCTATGTTTGGACCAGGTTTGGAAGAATTGAATACATCTTTGGTGTTGAGCTTGATGTCTTCTGAGGAACTTTGCCCAACAGCTGGTTTGCCTCAGAGGCAAATTGACGGTAATTTTCATGTTAGTCTACAGTACATGATAATTCAAACACTTTGAGCTTGTCACTAATGTTGAATAGAGAATAATTCATTTGTAAATTGATTAATTGATGTAATGAAATATAGTAATTTGGTGGATGGGAACCCCTAAGTCCCAATGGACTGAAAGAATTAATTTACTTATAGTTAATAAGCAAATAAGGTAATCTTATTCATTATTCCTCAAATTTGTATAATCTAGAATTTAAGATTACGTGAAAGTAAATTATGTTTTATTCGTACAGTGGATATCATatgtattttacaatattttcaaaagaatgttaTCAGCAAAAATCATTCAGCATCTATTATGTGTAAAGTACTTTGATATATATTGGAATATCAATAAAGAGCTATATCATCACcctctttctttgaagaaaaccATATAGTTTGCAAGGCAGGATGTATAATAGAATGTAAATAACAATATAATCCAGTTTATTCTTTATTCACTTATTGAGAATAGCTAATAGATGCTAGGtgatttaaaacaataacaaaaaaacatCTGTGAGCCATAAAGATCCTTGGTTAAGGTGAGGAGATAGACAAGTATACAAGTAATTAGAAAATGATGTACTTAGTTACTGGGTAGAAAAGTAGAGGTGAAGAGGTGAAGAAGGCTCCAGAGTGAAGATGATGTCTCACAAGCCATTAGGATAAGTAGGAATAAGCCTTTAAAAAAGTATCCTAGGCAATGAGAACTATATTTGCAAAAGCACAAGGGTCAAGGTGTGCCTGACACATTTGGGGTAGTTCTCTGTGACAAGAAAGACAACTTATATGCCATGCTTAAGCATTTGAGAAGtgctgaaggattttaagcagggaaatGGAATGATCAGGagtacattttagaaagattactcTGGCTACCGAGTAAAGAATGAATTAGAAGGGATTAAAGGCACAGAGAAGCTACTATGATATCATGATAAAAATATGAGTAGAGCATCCAGGTTAGTggtaaaggagaggagagaatgagTGCTATGGATATAGAATTGACTGAATGTGTATTAGTAATGAGGATGACTCTTGGTTTCTGGTTTGGGTTTCCTGTTGGATGATAGTGCCATCTATTGGGATAAGGAATCACATGAGGAGGAAGTGAACCTTTTTTTGAGGAGGGGagggatgtggagaaaaggaagagagttGTGATCTGTATAGGGAGAGTGAAAACTGTTTGGAATTATGTTCTCTTTTATAAATCTGTGGGATATCAAAGAAGGGATgcctactaaaaaaaaaaaatccacttgaaTGGAAGCTCCAGCAGGGCAGGAATCTTGTCAGCTTTATTCTTAGTTGTATTTGTGGTGCCAGGTACATATTAAACTCCCAATATATATTTGTGGAGTTAGTGAATGACTTTATATATTACTTTATGGATCCAGATGTCAAGAGCAAGATCTGGGTAAGAAATAGAGTCATATGGAGTCCACATGGACTTAGTGGTTCCCTAGGGTGGAGAGTAAGACTGTAGCCAGGTGCTGAAGTCTTCAAGTAATGTTTAGGGAAGAGATGGTCAAAAGGAGATTCATAAATAATGTCAAGGAAGGAGAGATGGTGTTATAGGTCAATGTTGTGTTTTTCAAAGAAATGGAGTTTTTAAAGAAGGTTGGGGAGTAAAGAAAACACTAACCCCACCTCATTAATCTGAAGTGTAAGAGAATAAGCAACTTTACTACTTGCAAGTTTGCTGCAAGAGAAGCAACATCCTAGGGGCAGGTCATTTTTTCAGGTAAGGTCATAGGAAAGAAGGAACACTTCATGAAGCGGTTGAGGATATGGGGAGATTTGCTGATTGTGAAATGGAAATTCCATCTCTAGACAGTAGCTGGAGTGACTGTTAAAAAATGTCCATCTAATTATGCCCCAGATCCTTCAGTGTCAGGGAAGAATGAAATGTTGGAGCAAGGAAGTGCCTGATAGTATGGGGACCTTGTTGGGCTGAGGATAGATATGTTAAGGGGGCAATCTCTGGGAATTAAGCTCATGAAAATAAGGATCAGAGACAtagtatattttgtttttatgatctTTTGGGGGTGTTTGTGCACAAAATGTGGTGACCAGAGGACTAGGGTCACTTGGCCTGTGATGGTGACATTCCGAGCAACCAAGATCTCTATATGTTTGTTTCCTGAGCTGGTGATATGGGATGACATGTATGATGTATTTAAACAACTAGATTTTTTATAATGCAGGGCTTAGGGTGTGAAAGTCTGGAGTTGTTTCTAATGAGCTAATTAGGGACCAGATAATattaagtttttgtttctttatatcaACAGCAGTGGGTTTGAAGGATTTTAAGAAGAGAAGAGACTTAAGTAGATAGGCATTTTTAAACATTCTCTCTAGCTACTGTCAGAAGAATGTATAATAGGGAGTGAGAGTGGATATAGGAGCCTTATTAGAAGTGGTTGCAGAAGTCTAGGTGAGAGGTGATGGTAATTTGGACTAAGAATGGAGAGAAGTAGACAGATATAAGAGGATATTTATgcagcaagaagaagaaatagaaccaTGAATGTCTGGAAGGGTCTTTCTAGGAGGCAAGAGGAGAACTACATCCCCCAAGTGTTAACAGAGCCAAAGGAGGGAAGAGattaagaaaggacaaatagtgtTGAAAGATTCAAATTTAAGTAGTAAGATGCTAATATTTAGCCCCTGTTATTTACCAGTCTTTGTACTAggagttttacatatattatctcatttaatccttgcagtaACCCTAAGAAGtatgcattatttcttttttggatgtTGAAACTGAGGCTTACAAATTCATGGCTAGTTAAGTAGCAAAGTCAAGATTCTAGTCCAAGTCTGTCTAATTCTAAATTTCCGTATCTGCTCTATTTCTTCAACTTTCTAAGGTACTATTGGTGACTATcaatttaaaaacatcttttcaGAGGGAAAAAAGCTATTTTATTGAATGTATATTCATGATTGTAAGACtaataagaaacataaaaataagaaagtaagCCTTAGTTTTGAGGATAAATACTAGTAGCTATTAGAATACAGTTGCTGCTGATACAGTGTTAGTGATGATGAtataaaaaatcttaaaactagcagttctttgttctctattcatatttttaattgctatGTGAATTAAAATTGCATacaacattttttctttatcacACACATTGCATTCTTTTCCAAAGctatatataatttgtaatagaaggatttttttttctttgctctttttattttcactGGGTTTTTGCAATCTGATCTTTTGTTGTCTGTATTAAGGACTTGTTTTGATATTGTACTTTTCTCCTTTAGGTATTGGATCAGGAGTCAGTTTTCAGTTCAGCAACCAACATAAATTCAACATCCTGATATTATATTCAACTACCAGGTAAGGCTACCTGCTTAGGGGCCTGCCTGAGACCATCAGAACTTGGAAATATTAAGGGGAATAGCGCCTGTTTAGTGTctgttatgttttatatttacacTTTTCTTatagaaaagaaagagatagagCAAGGGAAGAGCATACAAGTGCAGTTAACAAGATATTCAGTCTACAGAATGAAGGGGATGATCAACAAGGAAGCCGGTATAGTGTGATTCCACAAATTCAGAAAGTATGTGAAGTTGTGGATGGATTCATCTACGTTGCAAATGGTGAAGCCCATAAAAGTAagtattctcttattttctttttaaaagcactattatgtctttgttttcaaagcaaatgagaaaatacaattttaatcTTTACTATGGTTTTGTTACTGATACAGAGAACAGATGGAACAAGGGTATATGGTGGGTTTAAACCCACCAtgttaataattacattaaatgtttattaattttatagtgATAAATTACACAtttactatgttcatggattgagagaatatttttaaatgtcaatttttaacaaatgtatcTATAGTTTCAACATCATTTCAGTCAAAATCACATCAGGCCTTTT
Above is a genomic segment from Choloepus didactylus isolate mChoDid1 chromosome 11, mChoDid1.pri, whole genome shotgun sequence containing:
- the FBXO4 gene encoding F-box only protein 4 isoform X1; translated protein: MAGSELRSGGSSPPPPHSDWGRLEAAILSGWRNFWQSVGKERAAPATSQEEVDEEASTLMRLPIDVQLYILSFLSPHDLCQLGSTNHYWNETVRDPILWRYFLLRDLPSWNSVDWKSLPDLEILKKPVSAVTDGALFDYMAVYKMCCPHRRRSSKSSRPVYGAVTSFLHSLIIQNEPRFAMFGPGLEELNTSLVLSLMSSEELCPTAGLPQRQIDGIGSGVSFQFSNQHKFNILILYSTTRKERDRAREEHTSAVNKIFSLQNEGDDQQGSRYSVIPQIQKVCEVVDGFIYVANGEAHKSFDLHSLGHEWQDEFSHIMAMTDPAFGSSGRPMLVLSCISQADVKRMPCFYLAHELRLNLLNHPWMVQDTEAESLTGFLNGIEWILEEVEFKHAR
- the FBXO4 gene encoding F-box only protein 4 isoform X2 yields the protein MAGSELRSGGSSPPPPHSDWGRLEAAILSGWRNFWQSVGKERAAPATSQEEVDEEASTLMRLPIDVQLYILSFLSPHDLCQLGSTNHYWNETVRDPILWRYFLLRDLPSWNSVDWKSLPDLEILKKPVSAVTDGALFDYMAVYKMCCPHRRRSSKSSRPVYGAVTSFLHSLIIQNEPRFAMFGPGLEELNTSLVLSLMSSEELCPTAGLPQRQIDGIGSGVSFQFSNQHKFNILILYSTTRKERDRAREEHTSAVNKIFSLQNEGDDQQGSRYSVIPQIQKVCEVVDGFIYVANGEAHKRHEWQDEFSHIMAMTDPAFGSSGRPMLVLSCISQADVKRMPCFYLAHELRLNLLNHPWMVQDTEAESLTGFLNGIEWILEEVEFKHAR